The window AGTTGGTCGAGACCGATCCAACCGGTTCAAACGGGTTTTAAATTTATACTTAATTTTAGAttaagtaactatatatatatgtataactataaaattatttttataaaagtttatatcattgttagaatctaaaaatgatatgaaaataaaataaaaactttaaaaagattataaaataaaatgaaaaataatttagataaatatttaaaaaataatatgaatttttaatgaattcttttaaattttgcagttttttaatatacttttctttgaatttgaaaaaaactGGGTTTTAATATCAAACTATGTCACCGGTTTTAACGAATTTTACCGACTTTTAATTGGGTTTGCGATTAACTCAATCGGGTTTTTAATACAACCCCGAAGAGGTTAAATCACGGTCCGATCGGTCCGACCGGCCGGTCCGGtttttaaaagacaaaaaaactAAGGCCGTTCCACTGAGCTCGTATCACTGAAAAGAAATAATAGTGGAGAGTGAAAAAAGAATCTTGACCGAACAATGAAAGAGAGTGCGACAGACGCGCGAACAACAACCGTACGATCTCACTCGTTAAGATATTACCGAGTAGGTTCGGTAGTCGAGGGGGTGATAGTTAAATCGAAGCTTCTGCTTTAATAGCCCAGTTCTATAATCAAACAAGCCACGtaatattatcatattgcaAATGTAATCACTTTCTCACCCTCGATATAATAATAGCAGAGCACTCCAATTTTCTCCACTACGAAgactttcttctttctctctctacaaACTTTTAACTTTAAACGGTTTATTGAATGACGGAGCCGACGATGAATCTCTGGACCACCGACGATAACGCCTCTATGATGGAAGCTTTCATGAGCTCCTCCTCCGACATCTCAGCCTTATGGCAACCGGCAACGACGACGGCAACGGCGTCGACTACAGCTCCGGCACCGGCGGGATTCAACGAGGAGACTCTACAGCAAAGGCTGCAAGCACTGATTGAAGGGACAAACGAAGGCTGGACCTACGCTATATTCTGGCAGCCGTCGTACGACTTCTCCGGCGCCTCCGTGCTCGGATGGGGCGATGGGTATTacaaaggagaagaagacaagGCAAAGCCCAGACAGAGAACGTCTCCACCGCCGTTTTCAACACCGGCGGATCAGGAGTATCGTAAGAAGGTGTTGCGTGAGCTCAACTCGTTGATCTCCGGCGGATGTGGTCCGACGGATGACGCCGTCGATGAAGAGGTGACGGATACGGAGTGGTTTTTCTTGGTTTCGATGACGCAGAGCTTCGCTTGCGGTTCTGGGTTGGCGGGTAAGGCGTTCTCGACGGGTAACGCAGTTTGGGTTTATGGGTCGGATCAGTTAACCGGGTCGGGTTGTGAGCGGGCGAAGCAAGGAGGAGTGTTTGGGATGCAGACCATCGCGTGTATTCCTTCGGCGAACGGGGTTGTTGAACTCGGGTCGACGGAGCAGATCCGACAGAGCTCGGATCTTATGAACAAGGTGCGAGTACTTTTCAATTTCAACGGTGGCGCTGGAGACTTATCGGGTCTTAACTGGAATCTTGACCCGGATCAAGGCGAGAACGATCCGACTATGTGGATTAATGACCCGATTGGAGTAGCCGAGCAGGGTAACGGAGCTCCGAGCTCTAGCTCCCAGCTTTTTGCCAAGTCGATCCAGTTTGAGAATGGTGGTAGTTCAAGCACCATCATCGAAAACCCGAATCCGGATCCAGCTCCGAGCCCGGTTCATTCCCAGACCCAGAATCCGAAATTCAGCAACAATTTCTCCCGCGAATTAAATTTCTCCACGTCGAGCACCACCTTGGTGAAACCAAGACCCGGCGAGATATTGAGCTTCGGCGATGAGGGTAAACGGAGCTCCGTGAACCCGGATCCGAGTTCTTATTCGGGTCAGACTCAGTTCGagaataagagaaagaagtccaTAGATGACAAGGTTCTAACTTTCGGAACCGGCGGAGGAGAATCCGATCACTCCGATCTAGAAGCCTCCGTCGTGAAAGAGATACCGGAGAAACGTCCCAAGAAACGCGGAAGAAAACCGGCCAACGGTAGAGAAGAGCCGCTTAACCACGTCGAAGCAGAGAGACAGAGACGCGAGAAACTAAACCAGCGATTCTACGCGTTACGTGCGGTTGTACCAAACGTCTCCAAAATGGATAAAGCTTCTTTGCTCGGTGACGCCATTGCTTACATCAACGAGCTCAAGTCGAAGGTGACCAAGACGGAATCTGAGAAAACTCAGATCAAAACCCAGCTCGAGGAAGTGAAAATGGAGCTCGCCGGAAGAAAAGCGAGCGCCGGTGGTGATCTATCATCCTCTTGCTCCATGACAGCCATCAAACCGGTGGGGATGGAGATCGAGGTGAAGATTATCGGTTGGGATGCGATGATAAGGGTGGAATCGAGCAAGAGGAATCATCCGGCAGCGAGGTTGATGTCGGCGTTGATGGATCTGGAGCTTGAGGTCAATCACGCGAGTATGTCGGTGGTTAACGATCTGATGATACAGCAAGCGACGGTGAAGATGGGATTCAGAATATACACGCAGGAACAGCTCCGGGCGAGTTTAATCTCAAAGATTGGTTAAAAGTAAAGATTAAGAAAGTTATGGGGTCAAAATCATAAGTAATTCGTTTTAGTTGGGGTTCCAGTAATTTTGTAGCTTGTAGCTATTATGTAAGAAAGTCCAAAAGTAGAGCGACAAGTTTGTTTCGCTCTCTCACTCTTAGTCTGTATCGTTTGTTGTTTCGTCTCCAATATGTAACGTGTATATAGTATATTATGAGTTATACCATGTGTTAGTTACTACCAAATCGATTTCTACACATAACTTTAGATAACGTAACTCACTACAAACTCCAAAGAGGGCtaatatattatgtaattcACTCGATTCGtagaagaagttaaaaaaagaaatttaagagaataaaacacacaattttatagaggtaGTAAATGAACTTACTTATTGAGAGTCACTTATGGAGAGTCAGTAGTAAATAAATCGATAGCAGAAAACCTAATTTTTTTTCGTCATTATATAATCGGTGTTGCCTATTtagttttggtgatttgtgtcagccgcaaaacttaattttattttgtgcatatgaagttaactcatcaacaacaaatatatatttaagagaccaacatttgtatttgtaattttataatcgataaaCATTGTAGTGTTGTAAAATGTGAAAAcatttaataaacaaacattattatGATGGGTGCCATGTATATTCGCAAGAGTCTATCACTTTTATATGTTGAATGTGAAGCTTTGATATGGGCGATGAAGTGCATGAAAACCTACGAATCTCAGAAGCGGTGTTTGCAACTGACTGCTCTTAAAGGGTGAAGATAGTGTCTACACCAACAGAATGGCCGGCGTCCACTACACACATGGAGGAGTTTCTGTGATGTAAGAAATTTGTTCATCCCTTTACTATTTAGCAAATTCCGAGGGCATAAAACACAATGGCGGACAAGCTAGCACGAAATGTTAGAAATTAGCCTGctgctatggtttatgttgactcgattccTCCGAAATAGCTTTTGGATCAGAAATCTGCTTAATTATTTTTGCTTTTtgttgtaaagaaaaaaaaaacatacaaacattattataaaaattcacTACCAAATCGATTTCTAATCAATTTAGATAACGTAACTCACTACAAACTCCCAAGAGGGCTAATATATTGGCTGGGGATCTCTAGCTAGATTGTGGTTGCCTTCCATCATCGGTGCTTTTTAAACAGGGCCGTGCCTGAGTTTTCTAAGGTtaaaaacagtaaaaaaaaattgtcccCAAAAACAATATTAAGCTGGTTTGAACTCATGACCTTAACAAATGAAAAAGCTTATTGTGGCTGAACCAACAAAATTTCTTATCAAATAGGCCCCcaaaattgtttataaaaatattggCTCCAAGCCCATGCTTGACCAGCTTGTGGTCAGGCCCGGCCCTGTTTTTAAATGATCAAAGATCGACGAATTGTAAAGAGAGGCCCAGTCGTTAGTTGCTACTTTTCTTTCAATTGTAAAGAGAGGCCCATCGATCATTGGTGCTTTTTAAATGATCACTGGTTCACAATGAATTTAGAATGGTCACTGGGTTCAGGAAAACGTCCTCAAGTTTTTCTGTTATTTCTCATGCAGGTTCGCAGTGGTGGTGTTTCAGTGTCATGTCTAAATCTCCcaataatacaaaatattgttCATTTTGGTCTACAATTTGAATGAATCTGTTTTGGATTCATTCTCAAAATGCCAACATTACTAAACAATACTTGTCTACATTTTTTCTAAATTTCTGATGCAGAACTTGGAATTTTGAGACGAATGAATTTTATGGCAATCACCATACTATTGTTCGACAGTACCAGACTGGTAATATTATATTCATGGCC is drawn from Brassica rapa cultivar Chiifu-401-42 chromosome A05, CAAS_Brap_v3.01, whole genome shotgun sequence and contains these coding sequences:
- the LOC103874758 gene encoding transcription factor MYC2, with the translated sequence MTEPTMNLWTTDDNASMMEAFMSSSSDISALWQPATTTATASTTAPAPAGFNEETLQQRLQALIEGTNEGWTYAIFWQPSYDFSGASVLGWGDGYYKGEEDKAKPRQRTSPPPFSTPADQEYRKKVLRELNSLISGGCGPTDDAVDEEVTDTEWFFLVSMTQSFACGSGLAGKAFSTGNAVWVYGSDQLTGSGCERAKQGGVFGMQTIACIPSANGVVELGSTEQIRQSSDLMNKVRVLFNFNGGAGDLSGLNWNLDPDQGENDPTMWINDPIGVAEQGNGAPSSSSQLFAKSIQFENGGSSSTIIENPNPDPAPSPVHSQTQNPKFSNNFSRELNFSTSSTTLVKPRPGEILSFGDEGKRSSVNPDPSSYSGQTQFENKRKKSIDDKVLTFGTGGGESDHSDLEASVVKEIPEKRPKKRGRKPANGREEPLNHVEAERQRREKLNQRFYALRAVVPNVSKMDKASLLGDAIAYINELKSKVTKTESEKTQIKTQLEEVKMELAGRKASAGGDLSSSCSMTAIKPVGMEIEVKIIGWDAMIRVESSKRNHPAARLMSALMDLELEVNHASMSVVNDLMIQQATVKMGFRIYTQEQLRASLISKIG